The Setaria italica strain Yugu1 chromosome IX, Setaria_italica_v2.0, whole genome shotgun sequence genome has a window encoding:
- the LOC101757950 gene encoding protein SABRE isoform X2, with translation MASSPVKFFSVFLAVSVVGWVVFTFAARLLAWFLSRVLSASVGFRVAGFNCLRDVTIKFHKGTIESVSIGEIKLSFRKSLVKLSFSFISKDPKLQLLINDLEIVTRSSQNKKIRKSARPRSTGKGKWLVTSSMARLLSVSVTDLIIKVPKGAVDIKELTLDTLKVAGPNHILGVKLHLLPLNVHFGDLSLTTDPMGSCNLHDAFQSDQASVSNSEKCLAPFVCEDLLVTCDFGHEKEKGIKIINLELKCGHVIANIDERLFRKKHTIPEYNTVSSNTGDAIMDTSSIKHTSKSKSVLPALKKQMLTFPDKVTFSVPKLDVKFRHLHEGLSVDNNITGIQFTCAKSLPQDDLEEATPHFDVQIDLSEIHLVREGTSSLLEILKVVANTSLDVPVDPFLPVRAEIDAKLGGTQCNVMLIRLMPWMRLLSLRTKGMKPSKGDCNQEISQKKEFKPILWTCTVAAPETAVMLYNIDGLALYHACSQSSHLFANNIASKGIQVHAELGELLVHMEEEYREFLKDNRFGVDTYSGSLMHIARVSLDWGYRESDVQDMIETSRHALVLSIDISDIEVKFGYKHLESLLLNLISFRTLFKSLRPSAGSVKEKKLERRGEKKTKGVKILKLSLQKFSISYCGDANIVNMPIDDPKRVNYGSQGGQVIVSVSADGTPRRASITSVLPGSNRLLQFSASLVISHLSMCIDKERKTTEVELERVKTIYEELPEDHSSGVKVTLLDMQNAKIVRRSSGSTELAVCSLFGATEINLRWEPDAHLALFETFLRFKHFLNLNKLHKSEKLINTEVANIKANEKDNMTAGSIKPQKSNRKGSIFAIDVDVLRVSAELADGVEANMHVQSIFTENAKIGVLSEGLSLTFNGARVLKSTRIQISCIPFSNGSLLDAKVDPSSKRDWVVQGHDVHICMPYRLPLRAIEDAVEDMIRALKLVSSAKRSILCPDGKEKSKKVNSGTSKVGSVKFVLRELTADIEEEPIQGWLDQHYRAMRDRVCELGVRLKFLEEAVSGNVDPNNRSSEKKILYDGVEVCTHDTAAIQRLQEEIHKQAFRSYYVACQDMAPAEGSGACSEGFQAGFKPSSKRASLLSLSASELDVTLTRIDGGEIEMVEFIKGLDPVCQELNIPFSRLYGSDVSVLAGSLVVKLRDYTSPLFSSLSAKCQGRIVLAQQATCFQPQIHQDVYIGRWQKVTMLRSASGTTPAMKMYSNLPIYFQKGEISFGVGYEPSFADISYAFQVALRRVNLSTRASSGPAVQPPKKERSLPWWDDMRYYLHGKIVLYFNETKWKFLGTTNPYEDIEKLQIVSEYMEIQQTDGHVDVSAKEFKMYISSLESITKNCRLKYPPGVPSPIPFIYAPLFSLNVVMDWQCESGNPLNHYLHALPVEGEPRRKVYDPFRSTSLSLRWNFSLRPLQSQCGNGPSSPFYGNNSMLRGTTSGSSCKTADDEFPTMNLGAHDLAWVFKWWSLNYSPPHKLRSFSRWRRFGIPRAARSGNLSLDKVMVEFFFRVDATPCCIRHATLTLDDPARGLTLKMSNLKYELCYSRGKQQYTFDCKRESLDLVYRGLDLHRPEVYLMRDSNPSSGENASKVRTTVQRGKFVHDRCNMGNFQEKHEDGFLLSADYFTIRRQTRKADPERLIGWQDTGRSLEITYVRSEFEDDSESDHTLSEPSDDDDDFNVVLADNCQRVFVYGLKILWTLENRDAVWSYAGGISKAFEPPKPSPSRQYAQRKMIDKRNAEGSKLVQDASSSIHAGSGSVRHVDASVKLDIFDDSDKGGTPQYMVNVYTPQFNLHSEEANGRFLLAAASGRVLARSFHSVVHVGKEMLEEALGTSSLHILELPEMTWNKNEVSVMLKDVQAHVAPTDVDPGAGLQWLPRILGSSEKLKRTGALLERVFMPCQMYFRYTRHKGGTADLRVKPLKELCFNSPDITATMTSRQFQVMFDVLRNLLLATLPKPRKNSLQYPSDDEDIEEEADEVVPDGVEEVELAKINLEQRVREMKLLLDDRRSLTGNGDSGTDHCYSAEKDDHLWMINSGKTSLVAKLERDFKSLETSRKSASSALREALQKAAQSHLNEKEKNKTPSFAMRISMKISKVVWSMLADGNTFAEAEINDMVCDFDRDYKDIGVARFTTKYFVVRNCMANAKCDTLLSAWNTPPGKINMLRVDAKQGAPKDGNSLLELFQVEIYPLRIYLSEAMYRMMWDYFFPEEDDSQRRQEVWRVSTSTGPRRTRRLSSGVDAVSSSSYSVKEHELPGKSGAIVSMSTSVSSWQGLHGDNSQVSKLHTIKANMVCGSHQELRRSSSFDERPWDESAAESVTSNDVVSLMNSSTVSSKGDANNPVSENPVVGTDLWRSKTKDSKPAKSGRLSHEEKKVGKSNEEKKTRARKTIEFRNIKISQVELLVTYEGSRLAINDLRLLMDTFHKPEFTGTWRRLFSRVKKHIIWGVLKSVTGMQGKKFSNRRELLEGAVPENDLNLSDSDDDHHGRPDQLTASWLKRTGDGAGDGFVTSIRGLFNTQRRKAKAFVIRTMRGDGHNDEYHDEWSESDGEYPFARQLTITKAKKLIRRKFRPRMQKSSGLSLQDSLPSSPRETTPYQSDSSRSSYEDFHEQ, from the exons atGGCGTCCTCGCCGGTCAAGTTCTTCTCGGtgttcctcgccgtctccgtcGTCGGATGGGTCGTCTTCAC ATTTGCTGCGAGGTTGTTAGCTTGGTTCTTGAGCCGTGTTCTCTCAGCTTCTGTTGGGTTTCGAGTTGCTGGGTTCAATTGCTTGCGCGACGTAACGATAAAGTTTCATAAG ggtaCAATTGAATCTGTTTCAATTGGTGAAATAAAACTAAGTTTCCGCAAGTCACTGGTCAAACTAAGTTTCAGTTTTATCTCCAAGGACCCAAAGTTGCAGTTGCTTATAAATGATCTCGAAATTGTAACTAGATCATCACAAAACAAAAAGATAAGAAAGTCAGCAAGGCCTCGCTCTACAGGAAAAGGGAAATGGCTGGTCACGTCAAGCATGGCAAGACTTTTATCAGTTTCTGTGACAGATCTGATAATCAAG GTACCAAAAGGTGCTGTTGACATCAAAGAACTAACGCTGGATACATTAAAAGTTGCTGGGCCTAACCATATTCTTGGTGTCAAGTTGCATCTTTTACCTTTGAATGTACACTTTGGAGATTTAAGCTTGACTACTGATCCGATGGGCAGTTGTAATCTGCATGATGCTTTCCAGTCTGATCAAGCTTCTGTATCTAACTCTGAGAAATGCTTGGCCCCGTTTGTTTGTGAAGATCTGTTGGTTACTTGTGACTTTGGTCATGAAAA GGAGAAAGGTATCAAAATCATTAACCTGGAATTGAAATGTGGGCATGTTATCGCCAACATTGATGAAAGGTTGTTTCGCAAGAAGCATACAATTCCAGAATATAATACCGTCTCTTCAAACACTGGAGATGCTATCATGGATACTTCATCAATCAAACATACATCAAAAAGCAAATCCGTTCTACCAGCTTTAAAGAAACAAATGCTCACATTTCCAGATAAG GTTACCTTCAGTGTGCCGAAGCTTGATGTGAAGTTTAGACACCTGCATGAGGGACTTAGTGTTGACAACAACATTACAGGGATTCAGTTTACTTGTGCAAAGTCCCTACCACAGGATGATTTAGAAGAAGCTACACCACACTTCGATGTTCAAATTGATCTCAGTGAAATTCAT TTAGTTAGAGAAGGTACTAGCTCTCTGTTGGAGATTCTTAAAGTTGTCGCAAACACTTCTTTGGATGTTCCTGTGGAT CCATTTCTTCCAGTCAGAGCTGAGATCGATGCTAAGCTTGGTGGGACGCAATGCAATGTTATGTTAATCAGACTGATGCCATGGATGCGGCTTCTTTCTTTGAGAACCAAAGGAATGAAGCCTTCTAAGGGAGACTGCAATCAAGAAATTTCTCAAAAAAAGGAGTTCAAGCCAATTTTGTGGACTTGCACAGTCGCTGCTCCGGAAACGGCTGTCATGCTTTACAATATTGATGGATTGGCATTATACCAT GCTTGCTCCCAGTCATCACATTTGTTTGCAAATAATATTGCAAGCAAGGGGATTCAGGTACACGCAGAACTTGGTGAACTGCTAGTGCACATGGAAGAAGAATATAGAGAATTCTTGAAGGATAACAGATTTGGTGTGGATACTTACTCTGGTTCCCTAATGCATATCGCTCGGGTTAGCCTTGACTGGGGATACAGGGAAAGTGATGTCCAAGATATGATTGAAACTAGTAGGCATGCTCTTGTTTTGTCCATTGATATAAGTGATATAGAAGTGAAATTTGGCTACAAGCATTTGGAATCACTCTTGCTTAATTTGATATCATTTAGGACTCTATTTAAGAGTCTTCGGCCATCTGCCGGAagtgttaaagaaaaaaaattggagcgtagaggggaaaagaaaacgaaaggtGTGAAAATATTGAAATTAAGCCTACAGAAATTCTCTATTTCCTACTGTGGTGATGCAAACATAGTAAATATGCCAATTGACGATCCAAAGCGTGTTAACTATGGCTCTCAAGGTGGTCAAGTAATTGTTAGTGTTTCTGCTGATGGCACACCACGTAGGGCAAGTATAACTTCAGTTTTACCAGGCAGCAACCGTCTTTTGCAGTTCTCAGCATCTTTGGTAATATCTCATCTCTCTATGTGTATAGACAAGGAGAGAAAGACAACAGAAGTAGAACTGGAACGGGTGAAGACAATCTATGAGGAATTACCTGAGGATCATAGTTCTGGTGTCAAAGTAACTTTACTAGATATGCAGAATGCTAAAATTGTTCGCCGATCAAGTGGCAGTACAGAACTTGCTGTTTGTTCCCTCTTTGGTGCTACAGAGATTAATTTGAGATGGGAACCTGATGCTCATTTAGCACTATTTGAGACCTTCCTTCGCTTTAAGCATTTCCTAAATCTCAACAAGTTACACAAGTCTGAAAAGCTTATCAATACTGAAGTTGCCAACATCAAAGCAAATGAAAAGGACAACATGACAGCTGGTTCAATTAAACCTCAGAAGTCTAACAGAAAAGGGTCAATCTTTGCCATCGATGTGGATGTGTTAAGGGTATCTGCTGAACTTGCAGATGGTGTTGAAGCAAACATGCACGTGCAATCCATCTTTACCGAAAATGCCAAGATAGGTGTACTGTCTGAGGGTCTCTCTCTTACTTTCAATGGTGCTAGAGTTCTAAAGAGCACCCGCATACAGATATCCTGTATTCCTTTCAGCAATGGAAGTTTGCTTGATGCAAAGGTTGATCCATCATCCAAAAGAGACTGGGTTGTTCAAGGGCATGATGTCCATATTTGCATGCCTTACAGGTTGCCATTGCGTGCCATAGAGGATGCTGTTGAAGATATGATTCGCGCCCTAAAGCTTGTCTCATCTGCCAAAAGAAGTATACTATGCCCtgatggaaaagaaaaatcgaaaAAGGTTAATTCTGGGACATCCAAAGTTGGATCTGTGAAGTTTGTATTACGTGAACTGACTGCAGATATAGAAGAAGAGCCCATCCAAGGTTGGCTCGATCAACATTACCGTGCGATGAGGGACAGAGTCTGTGAGCTAGGTGTTAGGTTGAAATTTCTTGAAGAAGCTGTATCAGGAAATGTAGATCCAAACAATCGCAGCTCTGAGAAAAAAATTCTCTATGATGGTGTTGAAGTTTGCACGCATGATACCGCAGCTATTCAAAGATTGCAGGAAGAAATCCATAAGCAAGCATTTCGATCATATTATGTGGCTTGTCAGGACATGGCACCTGCAGAAGGGTCAGGAGCATGTTCAGAAGGTTTTCAAGCTGGATTCAAACCAAGCTCGAAGAGAGCTTCTCTTCTTTCACTTTCTGCTTCTGAACTGGATGTTACTTTGACCAGGATAGATGGTGGGGAGATAGAAATGGTTGAATTTATAAAGGGGCTTGACCCTGTCTGTCAGGAGCTAAACATTCCATTCTCTCGGTTGTATGGTAGTGATGTTTCTGTCCTTGCTGGGTCCTTGGTTGTAAAGTTGAGAGACTATACTTCTCCTCTGTTTTCCTCGCTCAGTGCAAAATGTCAAGGTCGTATTgtgcttgcccagcag GCAACATGTTTTCAACCCCAAATACACCAAGATGTATATATTGGAAGATGGCAAAAGGTCACGATGCTACGTTCTGCCAGTGGTACTACACCAGCAATGAAAATGTACTCTAATTTACCTATTTATTTCCAGAAGGGAGAGATATCTTTTGGAGTTGGTTATGAGCCATCTTTTGCTGATATAAGTTATGCATTTCAAGTAGCCCTGCGGAGAGTTAATCTTAGCACCAGGGCTAGTTCTGGTCCAGCAGTCCAACCACCTAAAAAGGAGCGCAGCTTACCATGGTGGGATGACATGAGATACTACTTGCATGGAAAGATAGTTTTGTATTTTAATGAGACCAAATGGAAATTCCTGGGGACAACCAATCCTTATGAGGACATTGAAAAACTCCAAATTGTTTCTGAATACATGGAGATCCAGCAAACTGATGGTCATGTGGATGTTTCTGCGAAAGAATTCAAGATGTACATCAGCAGCTTAGAAAGTATTACGAAGAACTGCAGGTTAAAATATCCACCTGGTGTGCCCAGCCCCATACCTTTTATATATGCTCCTTTATTCTCCCTAAATGTGGTTATGGATTGGCAGTGTGAATCTGGGAATCCATTGAATCATTATTTACATGCCCTCCCTGTTGAGGGGGAGCCACGGAGGAAAGTTTATGATCCATTTCGATCTACTTCTCTCTCTCTTAGGTGGAACTTCTCCCTTAGACCATTGCAATCTCAGTGTGGTAATGGCCCATCATCCCCCTTTTATGGAAATAACTCAATGCTCCGTGGGACCACATCTGGCAGTTCTTGCAAAACAGCTGATGATGAATTCCCTACCATGAACCTGGGAGCTCATGATCTTGCTTGGGTTTTCAAGTGGTGGAGCTTAAATTACAGCCCCCCTCACAAACTTCGTTCTTTCTCTAGATGGCGTCGTTTTGGAATTCCTCGGGCTGCTAGATCCGGTAACCTCTCGCTGGACAAAGTTATGGTTGAATTCTTTTTCCGTGTTGATGCTACTCCCTGTTGCATAAGGCATGCAACTTTAACTCTGGATGACCCTGCTCGTGGCTTGACGTTGAAGATGTCAAATTTGAAGTATGAGTTATGTTACAGTCGAGGTAAACAGCAGTACACATTTGATTGTAAGCGTGAATCGCTGGACCTTGTTTATCGTGGTCTGGATCTTCACAGGCCAGAGGTTTATCTGATGCGAGATAGCAACCCGTCTTCAGGTGAGAACGCATCCAAAGTAAGGACTACTGTCCAACGGGGCAAATTTGTTCATGACAGATGTAACATGGGCAATTTCCAAGAAAAACATGAGGACGGCTTCCTCTTATCTGCGGATTATTTCACGATAAGAAGGCAAACTCGTAAGGCAGATCCTGAAAGACTTATAGGATGGCAGGATACTGGTAGGAGTCTTGAGATAACATATGTTAGGTCTGAGTTTGAGGATGACAGTGAAAGTGACCACACTTTATCTGAGCctagcgacgacgacgacgatttTAATGTGGTGCTTGCAGACAATTGCCAAAGAGTATTTGTTTATGGCCTTAAGATTTTATGGACTCTTGAGAACCGAGATGCAGTTTGGTCATATGCTGGAGGAATTTCCAAAGCATTTGAGCCTCCGAAACCCTCTCCTTCACGACAATATGCACAAAGAAAGATGATTGACAAAAGGAATGCTGAGGGCTCTAAATTGGTGCAAGATGCCAGCTCTTCCATACATGCGGGTTCTGGATCAGTGCGACATGTGGATGCTTCAG TGAAGCTTGACATTTTTGATGATTCGGATAAGGGAGGGACACCCCAGTATATGGTTAATGTTTACACACCCCAATTCAACCTACACTCTGAAGAGGCAAAT GGAAGGTTTCTACTTGCTGCAGCCAGTGGTCGTGTGTTGGCACGTTCATTTCATTCCGTTGTTCATGTTGGCAAAGAAATGCTAGAGGAAGCATTGGGTACAAGCAGTCTACATATTCTTGAGTTGCCTGAAATGACCTGGAATAAAAATGAAGTCTCAGTGATGCTTAAAGATGTCCAAGCTCATGTGGCCCCCACTGATGTAGACCCTGGTGCTGGCCTGCAGTGGCTTCCGCGGATTCTAGGTAGCTCTGAGAAATTGAAGCGCACAGGTGCCTTGTTAGAGAGAGTATTTATGCCTTGTCAAATGTACTTCCGTTACACTAGACACAAAGGTGGAACTGCAGACTTGAGA GTTAAGCCATTAAAGGAGCTATGCTTTAATTCTCCAGATATTACTGCAACAATGACTTCACGCCAATTTCAAGTTATGTTTGACGTGCTTAGAAATCTTCTACTGGCAACACTTCCCAA GCCTAGGAAAAACAGTCTTCAGTATCCATCAGATGATGAAGATATTGAAGAAGAGGCTGATGAGGTGGTTCCTGATGGAGTAGAAGAAGTGGAGCTTGCAAAAATTAACCTCGAACAGAGGGTCAGGGAAATGAAGTTACTGCTAGATGATAGAAGGTCCCTCACTGGAAATGGTGATAGTGGAACTGATCACTGTTATTCTGCAGAAAAGGATGATCATTTATGGATGATCAACAGTGGGAAAACTTCATTG GTGGCCAAACTGGAGAGGGATTTTAAAAGCCTCGAAACATCTCGAAAATCTGCATCTTCAGCATTAAGGGAAGCACTTCAAAAAGCTGCACAGTCACACTTGAatgagaaagaaaagaacaaaacCCCTTCTTTTGCCATGCGGATTTCTATGAAAATTAGCAAGGTTGTATGGAGCATGCTTGCAGATGGAAACACTTTTGCAGAAGCTGAGATCAATGATATG GTGTGTGATTTTGATCGGGATTACAAAGATATAGGCGTTGCTCGGTTTACAACTAAATACTTTGTTGTGAGGAATTGCATGGCCAATGCGAAATGTGATACATTATTGTCTGCCTGGAACACGCCTCCTGGAAA AATTAACATGCTCCGTGTGGATGCCAAGCAAGGTGCTCCTAAGGATGGAAATTCTCTACTTGAGCTCTTTCAG GTGGAGATCTACCCATTGAGAATATATCTGTCCGAAGCAATGTATAGAATGATGTGGGATTACTTCTTTCCTGAAGAAGATGATTCACAACGACGGCAG GAAGTTTGGAGAGTTTCAACATCAACTGGGCCTCGAAGAACAAGAAGGCTTTCTTCTGGTGTCGATGCTGTTTCTTCTAGCAGCTATTCTGTCAAAGAACACGAGCTTCCTGGGAAATCAGGTGCAATTGTATCTATGTCAACAAGTGTCTCGAGTTGGCAAGGTTTACACGGTGACAACTCACAG GTCTCGAAACTTCATACTATAAAAGCAAATATGGTATGCGGTTCGCATCAAGAGTTGCGCCGGTCATCTTCATTTGATGAAAGGCCTTGGGATGAAAGCGCGGCAGAAAGTGTCACGAGTAATGATGTGGTATCACTCATGAACTCTTCAACTGTTTCTTCAAAAGGAGATGCTAACAATCCTGTGTCAGAGAACCCTGTTGTGGGAACTGATCTGTGGAGAAGTAAAACGAAAGATTCTAAGCCTGCCAAGTCTGGCCGTCTGTCTCATGAGGAAAAGAAAGTTGGGAAGTCTAATGAAGAAAAGAAGACACGAGCGCGGAAAACGATTGAATTTCGTAACATCAAGATCAGCCAG GTTGAACTTCTTGTTACCTATGAGGGATCAAGGCTTGCTATTAATGACCTAAGGCTGCTTATGGATACTTTCCACAAGCCAGAATTTACTGGTACATGGAGGCGACTGTTCTCTAGAGTCAAGAAACACATCATCTGGGGAGTTTTGAAATCAGTGACTGGAATGCAG GGGAAGAAGTTTAGCAACCGCAGGGAATTACTTGAGGGTGCTGTTCCTGAAAATGATCTAAACTTGAGTGACAGTGATGATGATCATCATGGAAGACCTGATCAATTAACAGCTTCATGGTTGAAGAGGACGGGCGATGGCGCAGGTGATGGATTTGTGACTTCAATTAGAGGGCTTTTCAATACACAACGCCGCAAAGCAAAGGCCTTTGTGATTCGGACAATGCGTGGTGATGGGCATAATGATGAATATCATGACGAATGGAGCGAGAGTGATGGTGAGTACCCTTTTGCGAGGCAGCTTACAATTACAAAGGCCAAGAAGCTCATACGAAGGAAATTCCGTCCAAGAATGCAAAAGAGCTCGG GTCTGTCGTTGCAAGATTCACTCCCATCTAGTCCGCGGGAAACGACCCCATACCAAAGTGATTCCTCCAGGTCATCATACGAGGACTTCCATGAGCAGTAA